The window GCACCGCCGCCCCTTCGTGCGCGAGCCAGCGGGCCGCGACCCACGGCGGCAGTGTGAGCACCAGCGCGATGGGTCCCTTGGTCATCACGCCCAGGCCGCAGGAGATCGCCGCCAGCATCCACCATCCACGGCGCAATTCGCCGCGCTGCGTGGCCAGATACATGCTGAGTATCGTGACGGTCGTGAACAGGGTCAGCAGGCCGTCCATGATGAGAAAACGGCTGGCCAGCACAAACCCGAGGCACAGCAGCAGCAAGAAGGCGCCCAGGTAGGCCCCGCGCCGCCCGACCAGGTGCCGCCCCGCGAAGTAGGTCGCCAGCAGCGTGCCCAAGCCGGCCAGGGCGGTTACCGTGCGCGCTGCATAGTCGTGAACGCCGAACGCCCAGAAGCTGGCCACGGTCATCCAGTACAAGAGCGGCGGTTTGTCGAGATAGAAGGATCCTTCGCGCTGCGGCACGAGCAAGTCGCCCGAGTCGATCATGCTGGCGGCGATCAACGCGTAGCGTGCTTCATCGGGCTCGATCAAGGGAAACGTGAGGCGCGTGAACATCACGATCGCGGCGACGGCGGTCAATAGTGCGATGTGCCACGAACGGATCGCGCCGGCGGCCTGGTCATCGGCTTTATCCGGTGCATCGGGCGCGGGAAACATGCACGTCGTCCACCAGAATCGCGCGGCTTCGCGGATCGTGGCTGCGCTATTGCGTAGCGCGTAAGCATCCACGGCGGTGCCGCCGCGACGCGAGGCCAGGTCGACTTCCACGACCGAGAGGCCGGTCCGTCGCGCGTTGCTCAGCATCTCGGTGTGCAAGAACGCGCTTTCCGCGGCCGGAGCCAGCGCACGCATCGTGTCGCGGCGCGCAAACTTCACAGCGCTTTGACTGTCGCGAACACCGGTGGCGAGCAAAACGTCCGCCGCCACGTTGTAGGTGCGCAGCAAGAGGCGGTGAATCCAACCATCGTGCTCATGACCCGCCGTGCCGCTGGCAAGATGGCAGTGAGGAGCGACGAGTACGAGACGCTCGAGATCGTGTGCTTCGAGGATCGTGTTCGTCGCGGCCAGCGCGACGTAATCTTTCGTCGCGGCATGGATTCCGGCTCGCACCTGGTTGCCCGGCCCTAGGGCCGGCTGCTCGAGAACCCGCAGCGCTGGGAACATGCTGCCCGTGGCCGTGGCAACGGCGAGCGTGCCGTCGTGACTGCCGCCATCGACGAGCACGATTTCGTAGTCGCCGGTGACGCGGGCCAAAGCCTCGTTCGCGGCCAGCACGATGCGGGCCAGGGATTTTTCGGCGTCCAGAACCGGTAGTACCAGCGAAATGCTGGCGCCGGACTTGGCCGCCGGCGCAGCTCCGCCGCCAGCCAAGGAAGATTCGTCACCGTGCTGCAATCGTGCATCCATGCTAGCTGCTATCGTCGGTTGAAAAATTGCAAAGTGCGCGCGGGCGCACGACATTTGACACGATCTTGCACCGCGCGGGTCGGTGTATAGGTGAACGTCGCGGATAGTGTCAATAGCTTCGCCATCGGCCTCTCTGCGCATGCCCCGGACTCAGGGGGCGATTTGGGTTGAAGATCAACATCACGGCCGGTAGTGAGTGACTCGCGTGTGATGCATTGGCCTGACAAAACCGTCCCCTCTCCCTGCGGGAGAGGGTTAGGGTGAGGGCATTCAAGGTCGACGCTGGTTGCCGATCCCCTCACCCCGGCCCTCTCCCTGCGGGAGAGGGAGTTTGCCGCGCGCCGGTTAAAGCTCGCACACAACCCGGCCCGCTGCCCTTGACCGGTTATGCCCTTCTCGCGAGACTCCCGCGATGCGATTGCTGCCACGATACGTGCTGATCGAACTGCTGAAAGTGTTCGCCGTCACCGTGACGTCGCTCACGACGCTCATGATGCTGGTCGGTGTGGCTAAAGAAGCGATCGAGCAAGGGCTGGGGCTGGTGCAGGTTCTGCAGATGCTGCCCTACA of the Pirellulales bacterium genome contains:
- a CDS encoding phospholipid carrier-dependent glycosyltransferase — encoded protein: MDARLQHGDESSLAGGGAAPAAKSGASISLVLPVLDAEKSLARIVLAANEALARVTGDYEIVLVDGGSHDGTLAVATATGSMFPALRVLEQPALGPGNQVRAGIHAATKDYVALAATNTILEAHDLERLVLVAPHCHLASGTAGHEHDGWIHRLLLRTYNVAADVLLATGVRDSQSAVKFARRDTMRALAPAAESAFLHTEMLSNARRTGLSVVEVDLASRRGGTAVDAYALRNSAATIREAARFWWTTCMFPAPDAPDKADDQAAGAIRSWHIALLTAVAAIVMFTRLTFPLIEPDEARYALIAASMIDSGDLLVPQREGSFYLDKPPLLYWMTVASFWAFGVHDYAARTVTALAGLGTLLATYFAGRHLVGRRGAYLGAFLLLLCLGFVLASRFLIMDGLLTLFTTVTILSMYLATQRGELRRGWWMLAAISCGLGVMTKGPIALVLTLPPWVAARWLAHEGAAVRPRDWLWFGGGVAGVALPWFVAVSIREPGFLRYFFWEHHVVRYTTNMIHVEPWWFYIPVLAIGMFPACVLLPVLAVYIGRRTKMVAESRTRAQGYLLLSALWTVGFFSIGTGKLATYILPALPMLCLLMGAMLDRAILTNIDDKFMARMRLWIPFHGTRLALLAGIVLGIVDFIIDGGEADQWLECALLVFGSAALYWYVSRRTFAERPARWYFAAAVPLAVLAIGIADIYPTIATKRSLATRVAASRHAAGDELAPVICFGRHEDSLL